One genomic window of Solanum stenotomum isolate F172 chromosome 9, ASM1918654v1, whole genome shotgun sequence includes the following:
- the LOC125877149 gene encoding alpha-1,6-mannosyl-glycoprotein 2-beta-N-acetylglucosaminyltransferase translates to MASCKKGRMKDAVFRRLVSVALITVFGIVLILILFRTNTISSLINSDIYESTESIEIIEPKIPKLLLQNELSVSLHKRNQIPPRNLDLYPKLVKDRVVIVLYVHNRPQYLQIVIDSLSRVEGISETLLIVSHDGYFEEMNKIVEGIKFCQVKQIFAPYSPHIFSNSFPGASPRDCKDKDDPVEKQCEGTPDQYGNHRSPTIVSLKHHWWWMMNTVWDGLTETCQHSGHILFIEEDHFIYPNAYRNMQLLTELKSKKCPDCYAANLAPSEVKSKGEGWESLVAERMGNVGYAFNRTVWRKIHNKAAGFCSFDDYNWDITMWSTVYPSFGSPVYTLRGSRTSAVHFGKCGLHQGHSRNLACMDNGNVNIVVDEIDKVANIKPEWEVRKYEHQAGYQAGFKGWGGWGDVRDRELCMEFAKMYV, encoded by the coding sequence ATGGCTTCATGTAAAAAAGGAAGAATGAAAGATGCAGTTTTTAGGCGTTTAGTATCTGTAGCATTGATAACTGTGTTTGGAatagttttgattttgattctcTTTAGGACTAATACAATTTCTAGTTTGATAAACAGTGACATTTATGAGAGTACTGAAAGTATTGAAATTATTGAACCGAAAATTCCGAAACTCCTCTTGCAAAATGAGTTGTCTGTTAGCTTGCATAAGAGGAATCAGATCCCTCCAAGAAACTTGGATTTGTATCCAAAGTTAGTGAAAGATCGTGTAGTTATTGTTTTGTATGTTCATAACCGGCCCCAGTATCTTCAAATCGTGATCGATAGCCTTTCTCGCGTGGAAGGAATTAGTGAGACTCTGCTGATTGTTAGTCATGATGGATATTTTGAAGAGATGAACAAGATTGTGGAAGGCATCAAGTTCTGCCAAGTGAAACAAATATTTGCACCTTACTCACCTCATATCTTTTCCAATAGCTTCCCAGGTGCATCTCCTAGAGATTGTAAAGATAAAGATGATCCAGTTGAGAAACAATGTGAGGGAACTCCTGATCAGTATGGGAACCATCGGTCACCGACAATTGTGTCATTGAAGCATCATTGGTGGTGGATGATGAATACTGTGTGGGATGGGCTAACAGAGACTTGTCAGCACTCAGGTCATATTCTCTTCATAGAAGAAGACCATTTCATTTATCCCAATGCATATCGCAATATGCAGTTACTTACTGAGTTGAAGTCAAAAAAGTGCCCCGACTGTTATGCTGCCAATCTAGCGCCATCTGAAGTGAAGTCGAAGGGAGAGGGATGGGAATCTTTAGTTGCAGAAAGGATGGGCAATGTGGGTTATGCATTTAACCGGACAGTGTGGAGGAAAATTCATAATAAGGCAGCAGGATTTTGCTCTTTTGATGATTACAATTGGGATATAACAATGTGGTCGACAGTTTATCCTTCATTTGGTTCTCCAGTTTACACGTTACGAGGGTCTAGGACCAGTGCCGTTCATTTTGGGAAATGTGGTTTGCATCAAGGTCATAGTCGTAATTTAGCTTGTATGGACAATGGCAATGTGAATATTGTTGTCGATGAAATTGATAAAGTGGCAAATATCAAACCAGAATGGGAAGTTCGGAAATATGAGCACCAGGCAGGATATCAGGCTGGTTTCAAGGGATGGGGAGGCTGGGGAGATGTACGGGATCGCGAACTGTGTATGGAGTTTGCTAAAATGTATGTCTGA
- the LOC125877150 gene encoding SNF1-related protein kinase regulatory subunit beta-2-like isoform X2, translating to MVMGNVSGKKKDEESAESSGIKNQEHGEEEYMEYGLFPDSMVQSPPHSSKAYHHSPLIFAPQVPVFPLQRPDEILMQNQSGNIVQNTMEYGDMPCANGIPTMITWSHGGHEVAIEGSWDGWKTKNFLQRTDKDFTVMKVLPSGVYHYRFIVDGQWRYAPDLPCEGDDTGNVFNVLDLQDIIPEVLNNTNWSEAPPSPESSYSNAPFSSEDFNEKLPDLPPLLQQTPLDQPSSSAGSVETFQKPLPAVLNHLYIQKTRSSQSMVVLSSTHRFRTKYVTAVLYKSLKNLKK from the exons aTGG TAATGGGGAATGTGAGTgggaagaagaaagatgaagaAAGTGCAGAGAGCTCTGGAATCAAGAATCAAGAACATGGGGAGGAAGAATATATGGAGTATGGTTTGTTTCCAGATTCCATGGTTCAGTCTCCTCCTCATAGTTCTAAAGCTTATCATCACTCTCCTTTGATTTTCGCTCCACAG GTTCCAGTTTTCCCCTTACAAAGGCCTGATGAAATATTAATGCAAAATCAAAGTGGTAACATAGTGCAAAACACAATGGAGTATGGGGATATGCCTTGTGCAAATGGGATACCAACAATGATCACATGGAGTCATGGGGGACATGAAGTTGCTATTGAGGGATCATGGGATGGCTGGAAGACAAA AAATTTCCTGCAAAGAACAGACAAGGACTTCACTGTCATGAAGGTGTTGCCATCAGGCGTGTATCATTACCGGTTTATTGTAGATGGACAATGGAGATATGCTCCAGATTTGCCATGTGAAGGTGACGATACGGGTAATGTGTTCAATGTCTTGGACTTGCAG GATATTATTCCAGAGGTCCTAAATAACACCAATTGGTCAGAAGCACCTCCTTCCCCTGAGTCAAGCTACAGCAATGCACCTTTCAGTTCAGAAGATTTTAACGAAAAACTACCTGATTTGCCTCCTCTGTTACAACAGACACCCCTGGACCAACCGTCTTCATCTGCTGGTAGTGTGGAGACATTTCAGAAGCCATTACCAGCAGTATTGAACCATCTTTACATACAGAAAACCCGTAGCAGTCAATCAATGGTGGTACTAAGTTCAACACATAGATTCCGCACCAAATATGTGACAGCAGTACTTTACAAGTCcttgaaaaacttaaaaaagtga
- the LOC125877150 gene encoding SNF1-related protein kinase regulatory subunit beta-2-like isoform X1 — MGKLPNPSSLCVFLVMGNVSGKKKDEESAESSGIKNQEHGEEEYMEYGLFPDSMVQSPPHSSKAYHHSPLIFAPQVPVFPLQRPDEILMQNQSGNIVQNTMEYGDMPCANGIPTMITWSHGGHEVAIEGSWDGWKTKNFLQRTDKDFTVMKVLPSGVYHYRFIVDGQWRYAPDLPCEGDDTGNVFNVLDLQDIIPEVLNNTNWSEAPPSPESSYSNAPFSSEDFNEKLPDLPPLLQQTPLDQPSSSAGSVETFQKPLPAVLNHLYIQKTRSSQSMVVLSSTHRFRTKYVTAVLYKSLKNLKK, encoded by the exons aTGGGTAAGTTACCAAATCCTTCATCTCTCTGTGTATTTCTAG TAATGGGGAATGTGAGTgggaagaagaaagatgaagaAAGTGCAGAGAGCTCTGGAATCAAGAATCAAGAACATGGGGAGGAAGAATATATGGAGTATGGTTTGTTTCCAGATTCCATGGTTCAGTCTCCTCCTCATAGTTCTAAAGCTTATCATCACTCTCCTTTGATTTTCGCTCCACAG GTTCCAGTTTTCCCCTTACAAAGGCCTGATGAAATATTAATGCAAAATCAAAGTGGTAACATAGTGCAAAACACAATGGAGTATGGGGATATGCCTTGTGCAAATGGGATACCAACAATGATCACATGGAGTCATGGGGGACATGAAGTTGCTATTGAGGGATCATGGGATGGCTGGAAGACAAA AAATTTCCTGCAAAGAACAGACAAGGACTTCACTGTCATGAAGGTGTTGCCATCAGGCGTGTATCATTACCGGTTTATTGTAGATGGACAATGGAGATATGCTCCAGATTTGCCATGTGAAGGTGACGATACGGGTAATGTGTTCAATGTCTTGGACTTGCAG GATATTATTCCAGAGGTCCTAAATAACACCAATTGGTCAGAAGCACCTCCTTCCCCTGAGTCAAGCTACAGCAATGCACCTTTCAGTTCAGAAGATTTTAACGAAAAACTACCTGATTTGCCTCCTCTGTTACAACAGACACCCCTGGACCAACCGTCTTCATCTGCTGGTAGTGTGGAGACATTTCAGAAGCCATTACCAGCAGTATTGAACCATCTTTACATACAGAAAACCCGTAGCAGTCAATCAATGGTGGTACTAAGTTCAACACATAGATTCCGCACCAAATATGTGACAGCAGTACTTTACAAGTCcttgaaaaacttaaaaaagtga